A section of the Arcobacter roscoffensis genome encodes:
- a CDS encoding DUF748 domain-containing protein, which produces MSRFDKIFYTIVISLSIYVTVGFKLIPYVVEDQLVKNLDKTLTLKSHVKKVDFNPFTFHAKIHDFRLGDYEKPTVSFEEFAFDFGGFKSLFNLHVNVENVLLKNAFIDVVQQKDGTINLTKLLKEKKEEPKKQEETKSENDIKFLVSKISLVDSKINYTKIKDKKPFLLTLDNINYELYDLGSFENPLSSNNFSLKINENAKLLIKGAFRLEPFTMYGKASLENLELAKLLEYEKEMLNFTLDKKAKFDTIVNFDITTKDEFNLELFTDKLKLSNLNINSQKQDIFKLDSFDIKRVDLNLKNEDLKVSDVTLSKPIINLLQNKDGLNITKLVNTNDKKEEKKKESKPNNWKVNVSNIKLANASLNFKDTINNLEVKNPNFSFNTNSINIKDSKIDLNNLTLNNPKLSFVDKKNRLNVDTKNLNIKLNDLALIDNKIAIDKLGITKESLSLKDRKNAMYINTNKASINLSNIKVADGKTSVNSINSMIKSIALNQAREKQKININNLGLDINSINLNGENISVSKAKIAKPSIKLANQKSNSQINARNIELSLNGISKNAKLIRVKQLRLNEPNLSIYNTKEKTKINTSNIDVLVKDIKSYTNGLLSVASTDIINPKVSISLPKKSSSSTKSKKVVKQEKEPKAKSNAKLNIGPVNIKNASLAFEDKSLPLPFKTTVSKLNGQISELDTTKASKTRLKVNGVVDKYGTTKITGVVNPNDIKILTDVNMVFKNISMKNFTPYTSKFIGKELDSGKLDLDLKYNIQKSDLDAKNSIVITKIELGKDVKSDDAVSLPLGLAIALLEDSNGVIDLDIPVSGNVDDPKFQIGSVVWKAFTNLITKAITAPFSLLGAMFGFDEDEIKSVNFDFAKSEITPIQKETLDKISKILNKRPNLALKLVGSYDETKDMYAMKKASFEKQIKTKIPNDQIRDYEKRYLEVMMSMYKKFDKKLSSKKSFTKDGKLNQKEYSNYLEKNLISKQNISKKDLEKMAKNRVLNIKEYLTKTKKIKASQIIISDKIKVKTQSKKTSNIDLKISQAK; this is translated from the coding sequence ATGAGTAGATTTGATAAAATTTTCTATACAATAGTAATATCACTAAGTATTTATGTAACTGTAGGTTTTAAACTAATTCCTTATGTCGTTGAAGACCAACTAGTAAAGAATCTTGATAAAACTTTAACACTAAAGTCCCATGTTAAAAAAGTAGACTTTAATCCCTTTACATTTCATGCAAAAATACATGATTTTAGACTGGGAGACTATGAAAAGCCAACTGTTTCTTTTGAAGAGTTTGCATTTGATTTTGGTGGCTTTAAGTCACTTTTTAATCTACATGTAAATGTAGAAAATGTTTTACTTAAAAACGCTTTTATCGATGTAGTACAGCAAAAAGATGGAACTATAAATCTTACAAAACTTCTAAAAGAGAAAAAAGAAGAGCCAAAAAAACAAGAAGAAACAAAAAGTGAAAATGATATTAAGTTCTTAGTATCTAAAATCTCACTTGTTGACTCTAAAATCAACTATACAAAAATAAAAGATAAAAAGCCATTTTTACTTACTTTAGATAATATAAACTATGAATTATATGATTTAGGTAGTTTTGAAAACCCTCTTTCATCAAATAACTTTTCTCTAAAAATAAATGAAAATGCAAAACTTTTAATCAAAGGTGCTTTTAGATTAGAACCTTTTACTATGTATGGTAAAGCCTCTTTAGAAAACCTAGAACTTGCAAAACTTTTAGAGTATGAAAAAGAGATGTTAAACTTCACACTTGATAAAAAAGCAAAGTTTGATACTATTGTAAACTTTGATATTACTACAAAAGATGAGTTTAACCTAGAGCTTTTTACAGATAAACTAAAACTATCAAATCTAAATATTAACAGCCAAAAACAAGATATATTCAAACTAGATAGTTTTGATATTAAAAGAGTTGATTTAAATCTTAAAAATGAAGACCTAAAAGTATCAGATGTGACTTTATCAAAACCTATTATAAATTTACTACAAAATAAAGATGGTCTAAATATCACAAAATTAGTAAATACAAACGATAAAAAAGAAGAAAAAAAGAAAGAATCAAAACCAAATAACTGGAAAGTAAATGTATCAAATATCAAATTAGCAAATGCTAGTTTAAATTTCAAAGATACTATAAATAACTTAGAAGTTAAAAATCCAAATTTTTCTTTTAATACAAATAGCATCAATATAAAAGATTCAAAAATAGATTTAAATAACCTTACATTAAACAATCCAAAGCTTTCATTTGTAGATAAGAAAAATAGACTTAATGTAGATACAAAAAATTTGAATATCAAACTAAATGACTTAGCTTTAATTGATAATAAAATAGCTATAGATAAACTAGGTATCACAAAAGAGAGTTTATCACTAAAAGATAGAAAAAATGCAATGTATATAAATACAAATAAAGCTTCTATAAACCTAAGCAATATAAAAGTAGCAGATGGTAAGACATCAGTAAATTCTATAAACTCGATGATTAAATCAATAGCCTTAAATCAAGCAAGAGAAAAACAAAAAATAAATATCAATAACTTAGGTCTTGATATAAATAGCATAAATCTAAATGGTGAAAATATCAGCGTATCAAAAGCAAAAATAGCAAAACCATCAATCAAACTTGCAAACCAAAAATCAAATAGCCAAATAAACGCAAGAAATATTGAGTTAAGTTTAAATGGTATTAGCAAAAACGCAAAACTAATAAGAGTTAAACAACTAAGACTAAATGAGCCAAACCTAAGTATCTACAATACAAAAGAAAAAACTAAAATAAATACTTCAAATATAGATGTTTTAGTAAAAGACATAAAAAGCTATACAAACGGTCTTTTAAGTGTTGCAAGTACAGATATCATAAACCCAAAAGTTTCTATATCGCTTCCTAAAAAGAGTTCTAGTTCTACAAAATCAAAAAAAGTTGTGAAGCAAGAGAAAGAACCAAAAGCTAAAAGCAATGCAAAACTAAACATAGGCCCTGTAAATATCAAAAATGCTTCTTTAGCTTTTGAAGACAAAAGCTTACCACTTCCTTTTAAAACAACTGTGTCAAAACTAAATGGTCAAATATCAGAGCTAGATACAACAAAAGCAAGTAAAACAAGACTAAAAGTAAATGGAGTTGTTGATAAGTATGGAACAACAAAGATTACAGGTGTTGTAAATCCAAATGATATAAAAATACTTACAGATGTAAATATGGTATTTAAAAATATCTCTATGAAAAACTTCACTCCTTATACTTCTAAATTTATAGGAAAAGAGTTAGATAGTGGTAAACTAGATTTAGATTTAAAATACAATATCCAAAAGTCAGATTTAGATGCCAAAAACTCAATTGTTATTACTAAAATAGAGCTAGGTAAAGATGTAAAAAGTGATGATGCAGTTTCACTTCCTCTTGGTTTAGCAATAGCTTTACTTGAAGACTCGAACGGAGTTATTGATTTAGATATTCCAGTATCAGGAAATGTAGATGATCCAAAATTCCAAATAGGTTCAGTAGTATGGAAAGCCTTTACAAATCTTATTACAAAAGCTATTACAGCTCCCTTCTCTCTTTTAGGTGCTATGTTTGGATTTGATGAAGATGAAATAAAAAGTGTAAACTTTGATTTTGCAAAAAGTGAAATCACTCCAATACAAAAAGAAACACTTGATAAAATATCTAAAATCCTAAATAAAAGACCAAACTTAGCTTTAAAACTAGTAGGCTCGTATGATGAAACTAAAGACATGTATGCAATGAAAAAAGCAAGCTTTGAAAAACAAATCAAAACAAAAATACCAAACGACCAAATAAGAGATTATGAAAAAAGATATTTAGAAGTTATGATGTCTATGTATAAAAAGTTTGACAAAAAGTTAAGCTCTAAAAAAAGCTTTACAAAAGATGGAAAACTGAATCAAAAAGAATATAGTAATTATCTAGAAAAAAACTTGATCTCTAAGCAAAATATTTCTAAAAAAGATTTAGAAAAAATGGCTAAAAATAGAGTTTTAAATATAAAAGAATATCTTACTAAAACTAAAAAAATCAAAGCTTCTCAAATCATCATAAGTGATAAAATAAAAGTGAAAACTCAAAGTAAAAAAACTTCAAACATAGACTTAAAAATCTCACAAGCAAAATAA